The following nucleotide sequence is from Sander lucioperca isolate FBNREF2018 chromosome 19, SLUC_FBN_1.2, whole genome shotgun sequence.
cattttataacaatatatataatataaaataataaaatataaacaatactttaaaaacggtgccggtgcctaaaccggtacttttaaaaggagcacaaaacgacagtcggcGATATTAAAGAATGGcctgtttattgctaaggccacagggccaaaattaaatgatttattaaaaatgtaataacaataacttatttcaccagtaaattcctgttaaacgacaaaaacaaccactggatgggaaaagggtattttacaataactttgaatgcagcacgaggctggcgaggcgagtttcaagtgaacgcaacatctgtgttgtttttcagacaacggcagctacagactggtgtcggaatcctctccagtgaaatacagacaaacttttacaccgtttactgtcagcattttaaccgtgtttactccagctgctagctaacggtaggctaacgttacctgctgccaagtgtagtgttaactagcgtgacatgcggCGATGTTTAGGTTgtctctaacgtccgtttcggagcatcagagagaagagcattTAATAGCATAGCCTTGCCAAAATCCTTCACATTGAACTAACATTGTAGGCTAACAACACAAGCCGACAAGCTTGCTTTCcattataacgttaacgttaaacaTGTTAACAACAACGTTAGAGAAAACAATTATATTGTTGGCAGATAACAGCACTTACCTCAAAACTAATGTCAGTGATTGTGATTGGCCAAATGACTCGCGTGACGTTtcatcaaagatgttttattgtgaagaagacCGCAGTaggtatgtctttttttttatatttgtatgttaTTTCTCATTTGTATTGCCTCGtatgtttctattatttatttacttttttattttcataagtTTGTGCACTTGTTGTTCACGTGCTATCATTGCTTACCCGATTTTTTTGTAAACtgcattttgtcaataaaaaaaaaaagaaaaagaaaaaagaccgCAGTAGGTTTTTGAAACTCTCGTTATGGGAACTTGTAAActaaaaactcttcggatctacacgattcactggatgacattttcccattcataACGtcgattttcgccgaaaagtgactagtttgcaggtatagTTTACAACCCACGGTACATGCAGCAGATGTGAATATATTATTATCTGCTGCGTCCACTTTGGGTTGTTCCACAGATATATTCTCCTCTACAGCTGCTTGAGAGATCGTTTCCACGGCATCTGATGATGCATTATCATTGTGTCCACTCGGCTCCTCCTCCATGTGGTCATCAACGACAACTTCTTGATTAACCTCTCCTTGTGTTCCGCTCTAAATGCTAATTTTACTTTCTCTAGCCTTTTTTGCTTTTGACTTACTGTGTATATTTAAGTAGCTcccccttttttgttttgttctttgttgtttcttttgctcAGGTAATTCTCTCTTGTACATAGACAACATTTGTATTGTATATACGCATGTATGTCCTTTTCCCCAACGAGAGTTTTGTATGTTGGtgtttttgtcaataaaaaagATCCAGTCTTCCTCTggtgccatagactgtatatagaagtCTGGTGCACTCATAGACACTTATTTACAGTCTGTGTACTCATTCTGGTGCACTCATTCACTCATATTGACATAAAAGGGTGCACTACCTTCTTATCTGTCTATGTGCACTACGGCTCTGCCTCGGTGTTTTCAGGCCAATCTAAAATGCACTCGGGGTTTTTCTGTTGTAGTTTAGTTGTTGTTAGTAATTGAATCAATGACAATTAGCAACATGTCAAGTCTTATAAATAgtttatatttaaaatgctgTCATTTTAGAAAGATATTGACTTTTAGGAACGGCCAAATTTAACTTAAAATCTTTTGTTTTGATGCGATTTGTTGGCCATCTCATTTTCTGAATCCCGTGACGTTTCAGGGGTGTCAACTTCCTGTTTTGGGTTGCAAGGCTAGCGGATGTGAACAGATGAACTCTTCCTCTTTCTACGTTTGTCCTTAAtttgtcaacatttttgtttaaataaacacacacgtaCGCGCTAGAAGATGTCGGAAACGGGAAATCGACTACGAAAGCTGCTCGAATCGCCTAATTTCGACCCGCAAAATTACGTCAAGCAGCTGTCGCAGCAGTCCGATGGCGACAGAGATCTCCAGGAGCATCGTCAGAAAATCCAAAACTTGGCCGACGAAACGGCTCAAAACCTGAAGAAAAATGTCTACAAGAACTACAGACAGTTCATTGAAACGGCCAAGGAGATTTCCTACCTGGAGAGCGAGATGTACCAGCTGAGCCACATCCTGACTGAGCAGAAGAGCATCATGGAGAGCATCACCCAGGCCTTGTTGTCCACAGACAAGGACGAGACCTCCAAAGAGATGCAGGCTGCTTTCCCCAAAGAGACTGAGGAGCTGAAGCAGAGGACGCTGACCTCACTGCTGGAGAAGGTGGAAGGGGGTAAAAACATCATGGACACCCCAGGGAGGCACCTTGTTTACAACGGTGACCTCGTAGAGTTTGATGTTGACAACATGTCCCCCATCCAGAAGGTGCACGCTTTCCTGATGAACGACTGTCTGTTGATCGCCACCTGGCTGCCAAACCGCAGGGGAACCGTGAAGTATAAATACAATGCCCTGTACGACCTGGAGAGCTTCGCCGTGGTCAACGTAAAGGACAACCCTCCCATGAAGGACATGTTCAAGATCCTCATGTTCCCCGACAGCCGCATCTTCCAGGCGGAAAACAGCAAGATCAAGAAGGAGTGGCTGGAGATCTTGGACGAAACCAAGAAGAacaaagtcaccaaggacaGGCACACGAAAGAGGAGGAGGTCCCGACGTCTCCTGTGAGGGCGGAGGCGTCCACCAATCCTTTCGAACAGGACGAGGACGAGCCAGCAGGCGCCGAAGAAAGTGTGGACCTCAGCCCGGAGTGGATCCAGGAGCTGCCGGAGGATCTGGACGTCTGCATCGCCCAGAGAGACTTCGAGGGCGCCGTGGACCTGCTGGACAAGCTCAACGAGTATCTCAAAGAGCAGCCGGTCACCCAGAGGGTCAAAGAGCTGAGGTTGAAGGTGGACCAGCGTGTCCGGCAGCTGACAGAGGTTCTGGTGTTCGAGTTGTCTCCAGATCGGTCGCTTCGCGGCGGACCTAAAGCCACCCGCAGGGCCGTGTCCCAGCTGATCAGACTAGGTcctgctttgtttttttgttgtcatcAATATCACCTCACACATCATATACCCCATGTTTAGTTTACTATTGCATAGGGCTTGGACGATacgcttttgtcccgattcgattctttcacgatactagaggtgttgaaattaacgcatcgtgatgcatcgagatatcgaatcgaatcgctgacgtgataatcgtaatcgaatcgggagatcagtgaaggtTCACACCTCTACACGATACATGTGTGCCAATTctatttgtattgcgattttcatttattgcgattttCAATTAAatagtattgcgattttctttacctttaacaaaaaaatggttgaataatacacttctagatacgtgtatatatatatatatcatgagacatttgttttctaaaagaaaatgcacatcacatcagtcagacatttatttgtaaAGTACATAATAATGAAGTACATAATatgtattttctgcttttggtgtgttttgctggaaacggatatgatgtagtcgccttCGGCGGTACCGTATGAACAGAAAATGATGACtcattggtaaaaaataaaataaaaaatattgattctagtgaaaagaatcgattttaaaaatTGTCCCAAAAATAATCACGATACATTACATAAGACAAACAAAAGCAGCAATGTTGCTCTATCTTCAAACTAATCATCCCTTAGTTATTATTAGGTTCTGATAGTTTTTAGTTATGTgttattagggctgggcgatatggcctaaATCTTCTATCCCGATATACTGTAGGTCATTTCATATCTTGATAACGATGTATGTATATCAATATAgcatgttttctgaaaatgtaataGTCTATATGAAATAACACATGGTAAAGCCCCAAACAATGCCCCTGTCTCACGTTAGATCAAATATTTGCCGTCAatttgaattgatttttttatatgtttCAGGCCAGTCCACCAAGGCCTGTGAGTTGTTTCTGAAGAACCGCGCCGTTGCAGTCCAGACGGCCATACGGCAGCTTCGCATAGAAGGAGCCACGCTGCTCTACATCCACAAACTCTGCAACATCTTCTTCACCAGCTTGCTGGAGACGGCCAAGGAGTTTGAGATGGACTTTGCGGGGAACACAGGCTGCTACTCCGCCTTCGTGGTCTGGTCCAAATCAGCCATGAGGATGTTTGTGAACGCCTTCAGCAAGCAGGTAGTAAGAGGATCAGACAGACAAGCAACAGCCTGTCAACTATGGGAAAAGATGATTTAGTACTGATacctgtgattaaaaaaagaaatatatatatatatatataaaaaataacatgACAAAAGCGTTCTATCTGGAATCATGAAAAGCGCAAGTGGACTGCAAGTCAGAAGTAGAGTTTGAGCCTAGACTATAAACTTTGGATACTGTGTATTACTTATATTACTATAAGTATTacttatataaatattaaaaaactaAGCAAAAATATGGCTGTTTGCttcaaaggagaggagagaagtcAGGTAAAAAActaattatgttgtttttttagttaGTTAACTTGCTAACTACCTGCCCATCTTATTTACCTGTAACATTGAAGGTAATTGAAAACATTGACATGGGAGGTAACATGTTTCGAAAGCATGTGAAATTATATTTGTTCTTGTGAAATAGCAGAAAAAATAAACCAgataaagtgattttttttcgtCTTCATCAGGTGTTTGACAGCAAGGAGAGCCTGTCGACAGCAGCGGAGTGCGTTAAAGTGGCTAAGGAGCATTGTCAGCAGCTGACTGAGATCGGCCTGGACCTGACGTTCACCCTGCAGTCCCTGCTGGTCAAAGACATCAAGGCGGCGCTGCAGAGCTACAATGACATCATCATCGAAGCCACCAAACACCGAAACTCCGAGGAGATGTGGAGGAGGATGAATCTCATGACCCCCGAGGCTCTGACTAAACTCAAGGTGGGTTTTACGTTGCATTTCATGTTTTGTCTCGTCTTTTCTTATTTTGCCTGTTGGTGATTGGATGTCAGTCAGTTGTTAAGGATAGATAGACATTTATTGATCCTTTCAGAAATTCATCTTGCACCATACAgctcaacagacagacagacagacaacagaccatagacaacagacaacacacacacacacacacacacacacacacacacaacaacaatacaatacacaACACCAAGTATCTCTACATTATTAAATAGTAAAGTGCAGTATCATTAGCACCAGTGGGCTATCAATAGTAAGGTGCAACATCATCAGTTGATCAACAGAACATTTCCAGCTTCTCCATTGTGAGCATTTGGTGCCTTTCTCCATTTTATAGTTATtcatttactttatttaaccaggaagagactcactgagattaaaaatctctttttcaagagtgtcctggccaagacaggcagcagtacaaccacacatacagtacatacaaacacaaaatacacaaaaacactaaaacataaaaagactgAAACAGCAAATCCCTCCAAGTCAACCACAATCTGGAAAATCATGGATTTCTGTAACTTGTTCCATGTAGAGGGAGCAGCAAACTTAAACACCTTTTTCGCCAGCTCAGTTCTAACCTTTAaaacagacagaaggaaaaggTCCAGGGAACGAAGATTGTAAGTCCCGATACTATTTACACTGATATAGGTCAGAAGGTAGAATGGAAGTAGACCTAAAATAGCCTTTTATATGACTGTAAACTTAATATCCTTGGGTCGGTCGGACAAAACACGACATTTGAAGTTTTACCTTTGGACTCTGGACTCATTTTCCTTGATGATGGTCTAGTACCGAAACGTTGCCTACTAttaaatttattattttttgcaagttagacagtgtgcgggagttcATTTGCTACTTTTGACTTACTTGTCACCCTCCGACGCACCTGTCTCATGTTATAGATGTGCGTCGTATTTTTCTGTATGTTTTGGACTCCGGGAAATGGTGATGGGCTTTTTTTTACTCAACACTCTAATTTTATAAACTAACACTGATTGACAAATAGAAAAAGTAATGAGTGGGTACTGAAAATAATCTTTTGTTGTAGACAGTACAGTTCACTAATTTAAACTTCTTGTGATTTCTACCTGTGTGCGGAGGAAAGACGTACCCGATGCTTGGTGTTAATGACAACAAATGTTTAAGCCTCCATGAATACAGTATATGCTAAATCAATGTTATGTTACCATAtgaatcattttttaaaaattttttataatttttttgagcttttccacctttaatttttgacaggacagctaggtgagaaaggggagagagagagggggaagacatgcaggaaatcgtcacaggtcggactcgaaccatggacctctgcgtcgaggcataaacctctcagtacttgtgcgcctgctctaccactgagccaacctggccacaCATTACCATATGAATCTTATTACAGGGGAATATATGATGTAACAGTTGAGCCTATCTTTCTTTTTGAACATGCATTCTGAACATGCCTGTTTGAAAAGACCGTTTACCGTGCAGTAAAATCATGGAACGAGCTTCCAGAAGTTGTGCATTCCCCTTCAATTAATTATTCTAAGAATAGGTTGGAtgcattttgcctgtcaaaaggtgtaatatataataaaagctTGTCAGTAATTTATGTAACTTATTTATGAATTGTTAGAACATTTCAATCATGAAATGAATGCGTTTTATTAAAACATGTTCAAATgtgaatacatatatatatatatatatatatatatatatttgttttgtgttgcttgagtctggaatagaggattttacagtatatcctgtaccagaatttttttcaataaatttcattttttttctttgcaggaTGAGATGCGCAGCTGTGGCATTGGCAGCTTCGAGCAGTACACCGGCGACGACTGCTGGGTGAACCTGAGCTACACCATCGTGGCCTTCACGAAGCAGATGATGAGCTTCTTGGAGGAAGGCCTGAAGCTCTACTTCCCCGAGCTGCACATGGTGCTGCTGGAGAGCCTGAGAGAGATCATACTGGTGGCCGTGCAGCACGTGGACTACAGCCTGCGCTGTGAGCAGGACCCGGAGAAGAAGGCCTTCATCATGCAGAACGCCACCTTCCTCCACGACACCGTTCTGCccgtggtggagaggaggttcGAGGAGGGCGTTGGCAAGCCGGCCAAACAGCTGCAGGACCTGAGGAAGAGCACCAGGCCGGTTCGAATCAATCCAGAGAGTACCACATCGGTGGTCTAAGACTGCAATAAAGGACGATGGGCAAATGAAAAATGTTCTTTTACTGACTCTTCTGTAGGGTCAGGCAtcatttggattttaacaattctgattccaattgcgatttcttcctttcgattccggttcttatcgattctcgattccgattctttgaggggtggaattgaaacgggtcacatgcttatttcacaaataagaggaacgttttattttgattcaatggtggtttgcagttttaccgggctttatcaacgtaaaataaagccacattagagcgccgcttactgtgctccgtggctgcaacacaacaagcgcctggctgctacggaaaccaaaacttgcgcatattaaatttggaacccatgatcagattagaaaccaaatcctccaaacgattccaataaagaaacgattccactggaatcgtaatttttgaaacgattccaagtaggaatgtGCCCAATCCTACTGTTCTGGCATTTTCAACTCCCATTTTAGAAATAACGGCTAGTTGTCGGTTGTTTTGAGATTGCAGGACAAGAAATGACAGGATGCATCTTGGAGAGCAGCAGAATACCATACCTCAAGATAGGTATGTGTAGAAAGCTACTTTGCACCTGAATTTGTACCAACTCTCACAAAAATGCCTTTTGATGGTTGATATTGATGTTGGCTAATATTGATGAAAAATGATCTGATATTAGTATTGTTTTCAAAAATTCCTATCGCTGCAAGACTAACCAAGCTAACCAAGAAGTGCGCCATTCCTCAAATCTGTGTAATCGTGCAATGAGGATATGGTTCTTCGGGACACATTTGAGACAAACAGCTGATAAATGTATGTTCATTTTCTGATCAAACCGGTTATATGCcgttttgtgcatgtgtgtgtgcccctgttttttttctgaaatggcATTACACAATTGATTACAGATATTGGTAATATCTGATCTTAATTGAATATGTGTGTACTCACCATGAAAAGCTAATGTTTATGCATAAGTTGGAAGCTTTTATTTTCATGCCACAGGACCATTGTTAGACACTAAATAGTATTGCAGCTGCTAGGACTGATTAAAAGGGATGACTGAAAAGAAAATGACCTGGTAAAATCAAACACATGGAACTCAATAAAGATCTTCATGCACAATCcaagtttttttgtatttacaaaAAGATATACGTTGCACCTGCTATATAAAAGAATGTGTTCAGAGTGAAGTTCCTGTATAAAAGATCTGTTGTTTCCAAAATGTTTCTGTCAAGCCCACCTTTTAAAAGCCAAACAAATTTCACACTCCTCTTCAAAAGCATAACATGCTTGTAACACTATTACCGAGAGTACTAGTAACTAGAGCCCTTTATTtagaatattatatattaatataattctaAATAAAGGGCTCTACTAGTAACTAGAGGAGCCAagtagatttattttttttaaataacataatttacattAACTGAAAATTTCTTTTCCCACATGTATCATTTCTGTTGAACCAAAGGGTAGGGTCAGAAGCTTCAGCTTATAtcagccccccccctccctccttctcacATTTTTAAGAGTAACAAACAAATTGTCAAGGAAAAAAACTGACAAGACaagaaagataaaataaattatacaaaaaaactaaagaacATATAGACTTACCCAGATAACtttctacatacagtacatacatacatacagtgtgtttgcatatgcatgcatacacttacctacatatatacatacatacatacacgcctACATATACCCATAAGGGTCAgtacttatatacagtacatcgcCACCATAAGGTGAATAATATCCTAAATAATGATGATAaccataatgataataatgacgGATGTGTTTGTTTGAAAAGGATCACCAGTTTATCCTTTCTTCCATGCCAAAAGTCTATTTTGCATATCTAcatgttgtttttctgtctgaATTTATCTTTCTAACCTGCACCAATGGTGCTAGACCTTTTCATGGTagaacattttgacttgtcatagcagggaaaagcacaggtggaattaataacattaatgatggttAATTATGGTGATGATACAGTAATGGCTGGAACGGATTGCAGcaattaatgttattagttccACCTGTGCTTTATTTTGAATCCAAATGTCTGTGAAAACGCTGTAATTTTAGTTACACTCCACATATTTCACTCTACCATCGCACTTGATTGCTCTTGTGAACGTGTGATGAATGAAGAATCAGTGTTGCAAAGGATTTGATCAATCTAATCCTCAAATTAATATTTGGCAGACAAATCATCCTACATGTAGGTGTGTTCGTTTTACCGGATAAACCAAACCCTGCCTATCTGATTCACTTGGTGGAGGTCAGCTAGGAAGTTTTGAACTAAAAGCAAAAATCTTTAATGGATACAGAGAAAGACTGAAGCATCTGCTGTACCTGCACATTACagcacattatatatatatatatatatatatatatatatatatatatatatatatatatatatatatataaagcatGTTTATGTGACTGTACAAAATGAAAGCACTGCAGCTCAGATACCAAAAAcaatgacatttattttttgatccTTGTTTTATGGCTATATTGCCCTCTTGTGGCAGCTCAAAATCAAGAAATTTTGAATAGCAGAATCAAAAATCAGataagctttattgccaagtacgttttttacacatacaagg
It contains:
- the exoc8 gene encoding exocyst complex component 8, translated to MSETGNRLRKLLESPNFDPQNYVKQLSQQSDGDRDLQEHRQKIQNLADETAQNLKKNVYKNYRQFIETAKEISYLESEMYQLSHILTEQKSIMESITQALLSTDKDETSKEMQAAFPKETEELKQRTLTSLLEKVEGGKNIMDTPGRHLVYNGDLVEFDVDNMSPIQKVHAFLMNDCLLIATWLPNRRGTVKYKYNALYDLESFAVVNVKDNPPMKDMFKILMFPDSRIFQAENSKIKKEWLEILDETKKNKVTKDRHTKEEEVPTSPVRAEASTNPFEQDEDEPAGAEESVDLSPEWIQELPEDLDVCIAQRDFEGAVDLLDKLNEYLKEQPVTQRVKELRLKVDQRVRQLTEVLVFELSPDRSLRGGPKATRRAVSQLIRLGQSTKACELFLKNRAVAVQTAIRQLRIEGATLLYIHKLCNIFFTSLLETAKEFEMDFAGNTGCYSAFVVWSKSAMRMFVNAFSKQVFDSKESLSTAAECVKVAKEHCQQLTEIGLDLTFTLQSLLVKDIKAALQSYNDIIIEATKHRNSEEMWRRMNLMTPEALTKLKDEMRSCGIGSFEQYTGDDCWVNLSYTIVAFTKQMMSFLEEGLKLYFPELHMVLLESLREIILVAVQHVDYSLRCEQDPEKKAFIMQNATFLHDTVLPVVERRFEEGVGKPAKQLQDLRKSTRPVRINPESTTSVV